The following proteins come from a genomic window of Astatotilapia calliptera chromosome 11, fAstCal1.2, whole genome shotgun sequence:
- the fbl gene encoding rRNA 2'-O-methyltransferase fibrillarin — MRPGFSPRMDRGGRGGGRGGGRGGFGDRGGRGGFRGGFRGGRGGGFQSPDGGGFRGRGGGRGTPRGRGGRGGRGGRGGFGGGKKVLIEPHRHEGVFICRGKEDALVTKNMVVGESVYGEKRISVEEGETKIEYRAWNPFRSKLAAAILGGVDQIHIKPGAKVMYLGAASGTTVSHVSDIVGPEGLVYAVEFSHRSGRDLLNVAKKRTNIIPIIEDARHPHKYRMLVGMVDVIFADVAQPDQTRIVALNAHNFLKNGGHFVISIKANCIDSTAAPEAVFASEVKKMSAENMKPQEQLTLEPYERDHAVVVGIYRPPPKQKK, encoded by the exons ATGAGGCCAG GTTTCAGTCCTCGCAtggacagaggaggaagaggtggaggaagaggtgGAGGCAGAGGAGGGTTTGGTGACCGCGGAGGACGAGGAGGATTCCGGGGAGGATTCCGGGGAGGAAGAG GTGGAGGCTTCCAGTCCCCAGACGGTGGAGGATTTCGGGGCCGTGGTGGTGGCAGAGGAACCCCAAGAGGCAGAGGgggtagaggagggaggggtggCCGAGGTGGTTTCGGAGGAGGGAAGAAGGTCCTGATCGAGCCTCACAGACATGAAG gagTGTTCATCTGCAGGGGAAAGGAGGATGCCCTGGTGACAAAAAACATGGTGGTAGGAGAGTCTGTGTATGGAGAGAAGAGGATCAGTGTGGAA GAAGGAGAGACTAAGATTGAATACAGAGCCTGGAATCCGTTCCGCTCCAAGCTGGCTGCGGCCATCTTGGGAGGAGTCGACCAGATCCACATCAAGCCTGGAGCCAAGGTCATGTACCTGGGAGCTGCCTCTGGCACCACAGTGTCCCACGTTTCCGACATCGTTGGACCC GAAGGGCTGGTCTATGCAGTAGAGTTTTCCCACCGGTCGGGTCGCGACCTTCTCAACGTGGCGAAAAAACGCACCAACATCATTCCAATCATCGAAGACGCTCGGCACCCGCACAAATACAGAATGCTTGTTG GCATGGTGGATGTGATCTTTGCTGATGTTGCCCAGCCTGACCAGACGAGGATCGTTGCTTTGAACGCTCACAACTTTTTGAAGAACGGCGGCCACTTTGTTATCTCAATCAAG GCTAACTGTATAGACTCGACAGCAGCTCCAGAGGCAGTGTTTGCCTCAGAAGTGAAGAAGATGAGTGCAGAGAACATGAAACCACAGGAACAGCTCACGCTGGAGCCCTATGAGAGAGACCACGCTGTGGTGGTGGGCATCTACAG ACCTCCAccaaaacagaagaaatga